Proteins from a single region of Cherax quadricarinatus isolate ZL_2023a chromosome 89, ASM3850222v1, whole genome shotgun sequence:
- the LOC128697202 gene encoding gastrula zinc finger protein XlCGF57.1, with product MLYTRKKEFTCEHCGKVFSQKCRLNTHMLVHNGEKNFKCTLCDKQFTQKGHLQTHLLQHSGEKKFSCEVCGKLFSQKSHVVVHMTVHTGEKKFCCNTCGKFFAQSSGLRKHSLSHSGEKRFKCDLCGKLYAQKWILRKHAIVHQAEKRFKCGECGKQFGLKFSLEKHLKVHSSVKELICEVCGQEFTEKKGLTKHMIIHRGGHTCEECGKLFSCKKSLSTHIAAHNGIKRFKCEYCSKLFTQKNNLRKHILTHTPKKKFRCETCDKVFSQKFNLYKHINLHMREKKFNCEECGKLFFNKRNLTTHLQIHNGKTFSCEKCSKQFSQKKNLKSHMLVHTRVYKFGCEVCGRTFKWKRNLIRHVLVHKGSIPDNILQHPSLEYPTQQTEGHKEVLIDINSLVMSSTERSLS from the coding sequence ATGTTATATACCAGAAAGAAAGAATTCACCTGTGAACATTGTGGAAAGGTTTTCTCTCAGAAATGCAGGTTAAATACTCATATGCTAGTGCACAATGGGGAAAAGAATTTTAAGTGTACATTGTGTGACAAGCAGTTTACTCAGAAGGGGCACCTTCAAACCCACTTGCTTCAACATAGTGGTGAAAAAAAGTTCTCATGTGAAGTTTGTGGCAAACTCTTTTCTCAGAAGTCTCACGTAGTTGTCCATATGACTGTACACACTGGAGAAAAGAAGTTTTGTTGTAAtacatgtggtaaattttttgcTCAGAGCAGTGGGCTTAGAAAACACAGCCTCTCCCACAGTGGAGAGAAGCGCTTTAAATGTGATTTATGTGGTAAATTGTATGCTCAAAAGTGGATTCTCAGAAAACATGCCATTGTTCATCAAGCCGAGAAAAGGTTCAAGTGTGGCGAGTGTGGCAAGCAGTTTGGCTTGAAGTTCAGTTTAGAAAAACATTTAAAAGTTCACAGTAGTGTGAAGGAGTTAATCTGTGAGGTCTGTGGCCAAGAATTCACAGAAAAGAAAGGCCTTACTAAACACATGATTATTCACAGGGGCGGACATACTTGCGAGGAATGTGGAAAATTATTTTCATGTAAAAAGTCTCTCAGTACACACATAGCAGCACATAATGGAATAAAAAGGTTTAAATGTGAGTATTGTAGCAAACTCTTCACTCAGaaaaacaatcttagaaaacaTATACTTACACACACgcccaaaaaaaaatttagatGCGAAACATGTGATAAAGTCTTTTCCCAGAAGTTTAATCTTTATAAGCACATAAATCTGcacatgagagaaaaaaaatttaaCTGTGAAGAATGTGGCAAACTATTTTTTAACAAACGCAATCTCACGACCCACTTGCAAATCCACAATGGAAAAACATTTAGTTGTGAAAAATGCAGTAAACAATTTTCTCAAAAGAAGAATTTGAAATCGCATATGCTTGTCCACACCAGAGTGTACAAGTTTGGATGTGAAGTATGTGGTAGAACATTTAAATGGAAAAGAAACCTTATCAGGCATGTTCTGGTGCACAAGGGTAGCATACCTGATAATATCCTTCAGCATCCCTCACTAGAATACCCAACACAGCAGACTGAAGGTCACAAGGAAGTACTGATTGATATAAACAGTCTTGTGATGAGTAGTACTGAGAGGAGCCTTTCTTAA